DNA sequence from the Deltaproteobacteria bacterium genome:
GGCATTCCCCTGCTCCTGCAACAACGCGGCGCGGTAGCCGAGCGCGCGCTCGTACAACTCGTCGGGCCGTCCGGCTGCCTCGACGCCCGCCTCCGCGATCTCCAGCCACCGGCGGCCCTCGTCGAGCCGGCCCTGGGACATGCCCTCGACCCACGCGAGCGCCAGCGCGGCGCGCGCGGCCAGCCGCCCGAGGTGGCTCGCCTGCGCGGCCGCGTACGCCGCGGTCAGTTCGTCGACCGCGTCGCGGAACGACCCGGCGTAGTCGTGCGCTTCGCCCAACTCGAACAGCGCCTCGGCCTCGACCGGCTTCCAACCCGTCGCCCGCGCCGCCTGGACCGCGCGCGCGGCGACGTCGACCGCCTGGCGATAGCGGCCGGCGGCCTTCGCGGCCGCCGCTTGCGACACGAGCGCCTCCGCCGCCTCGATCGCGGCGCGCGCCTTCGGGTCGTCGGGCAGCGGCGGCGAGGCCGTGAGCGCCGCGCGATCGGCGCACGCCGACGGCGGGCTGAGCTTTTCGACCGCGGCCGGCGCCGCCTGCACCATCGCCGCGTCCGCGTTCCGCACCATGTCGACCAGCGCCGCGAGTTCGCCGCGCCGCCGCTCGAGGCACAACATGCGCAGGTCGAGCAGCGCCTCGGACTGGTCGCCTCGCACGCGCGTCGCTTCGCACGCGTCGGTGTGGGCCTCGACCCACGCCTCCGCGTAGCGGTCGAGCCCGGCCTCGATGGCCCGCCACGCCGGCGCTGCGCCGCCCGCGCGCTCGAACGCGGCTCGGGCCGCCGCGCGCGCGTCGGCATCCCACACGCCGCGCAGCCGGTCGCGCGCGCCGGCACACGGTGCGGGCCCCCCCGGCCCCAGCCACCACACTGCCGCCGCTCCGGCCACCGTCGCCGCCGCAATCGCGGGCGCCCACCGGCGCAGCCGCGGCCGGCGGTGCCGGTCGAGCACCGCGAGCAACTCGTCCATCGACGCAAAGCGCTCGGACGGATCGCGGCGCAGCCCGCGCAGCACCGCCCGCGCGAGCCAGCGCGGCACGCGCGCGCCCCGCGGCGGCGGCCGAATGCGGCCGGCGGTCACCGCCTCGGCGATCGCGGGCACGGTGTCGCCCTCGAACGGCAACACCCCGAACAGGGCGCGGTACAGCGCCGCGCAGAAGCTGAATTGATCGGTGCGCGGGTCGAGCGGCTCGCCCGCGTGCTGCTCCGGCGCCATGTACGCCGGCGTTCCCGACAGCGCGCCGGTCGCCGTCAGCGTGACATCGACGGGGCTGGCGCGGCGCGCACCGGGCGCGGCGGCCGGCTCGGGCGCGGTCGCGGGCCGCGCGAGCCCGAAGTCGGTGACGCGGAATCGACCGTCCGTGTCCACCAGCACGTTGTGCGGCTTGAAGTCGCGGTGGATGAGGCCGGCGCGGTGCGCCGCCGCGAGGCCCCGGCCCGCTTGCGCGAACGCGTCGCAGATTTCCCGCCACGACCGGGGCTCGGCGCGCAACCACTGCTCGAGCGTTCCGCCGCGAACCAGCTCCATCGCGACGAACACGCGGTCCCCGACCGTGCCCACGTCGTAGACGGTCACGACGTTCGGGTGGCGGACCTTGGCCATCGCCTGCGCCTCGCGCACGAGCCGGCGCTGGTCTCCGGTGGTCCCGGACGAGCCGCCCGGCGCCGCGCGCATGACCTTGATCGCCACCTCGCGGTCCAGGTCCGGGTCGCGCGCGCGGTAGACCTCGCCCATGCCGCCCGCCCCGAGCGGCGCCTGCACGATGTAGCGGTCGACGCGGGTGCCGGGCGCCAGCGGCGCGCCCGGCGCGAGCGCCGCCGGGGCGCCGGAGCCGCTCGCGAGGGCGCCGGCGCCGGCCGCGCCGGCGTCGGATGCGGCGGCGACGGTGGCGTCGAGGGCGGGGTCGCGCGCGCCGGATGCGGCGGCGGCGGTGGCGTCGAGGGCCGGGTCGCGCGCGTCGGACGCGGCGGCGGCGGTGGCGTCGAGGGCGGGGTCGCTGCCGGTGTCGGATGCGGCGGCGGCGGTGGCGTCGAGGGCCGGGTCGCCGCCGGCGTCGGATGCGGCGGCGGCGGTGGCGTCGAGGGCGGGGTCGCGCGCGCCGGTGTCGGACGGGGCGGCGGCGGTGGCGTCGAGGGCCGGGTCGCCGCGCGCGGCCCGCCCGCGCTCCTCGTCGTGCGCGGACTTGCCCTCGAATGGTCGGCCGTCCTCTCCCACGTGAGCCGATTATAGGCCACCGTCCCGGCGGGCGCGCGGCGCGAGGCAGGGCGCTTCGCCCGCGCCGCCCCAATCGAACGATCGCCGCGCGCGGCGGTCCCGCCACCCCCTGGCCGCGCCGCGTCCGAGCTTCGCCCGCGTCGGTCGCGCGCCGCGGCGCGATCGCGCGCCCGCCGCCCGCGGGTGGTATACCCCCGCCGGATGCCGCATTTCATCGACGAGGCGACCATCCAGGTCAAGGCGGGCGACGGCGGCAACGGCTGCGTCGCGTTCCGGCGCGAGGCGCACACGCCGCGCGGCGGCCCGGCCGGCGGCGACGGCGGCGATGGCGGCAGCGTCATCCTCGAGGCCGACCCGCAGCTCGGCACCCTGCTCGACTTCAAATACAAGCGCCACTACAAGGCGGCGCGCGGCGAGGACGGCCGCGGCAAGGACCAGTACGGCGCCGCCGGCGAGGACCTCGTGCTCCGCGTGCCCGTCGGCACGGTCGTCGTCGACGCCGACACGGGCGAGCGGATTGCGGACCTCGACCGGCCGGGCGCACGGCAGGTGGTCGCGCGAGGCGGCAGGGGCGGCCTCGGCAACATCCACTTCAAGTCGCCGGTCAACCGCGCCCCGCGCCAGGCGACGCCCGGCACCCCCGGAGAGGAGCGCCGCCTGCGGCTGGAGCTCAAGCTGCTCGCCGACGTCGGGCTGCTCGGGTTCCCGAACGCCGGCAAGTCGACCTTCATCGCGGCCGTCTCGCGCGCGCGTCCGAAGATTGCCGACTACCCGTTCACCACGATG
Encoded proteins:
- a CDS encoding protein kinase — translated: MGEDGRPFEGKSAHDEERGRAARGDPALDATAAAPSDTGARDPALDATAAAASDAGGDPALDATAAAASDTGSDPALDATAAAASDARDPALDATAAAASGARDPALDATVAAASDAGAAGAGALASGSGAPAALAPGAPLAPGTRVDRYIVQAPLGAGGMGEVYRARDPDLDREVAIKVMRAAPGGSSGTTGDQRRLVREAQAMAKVRHPNVVTVYDVGTVGDRVFVAMELVRGGTLEQWLRAEPRSWREICDAFAQAGRGLAAAHRAGLIHRDFKPHNVLVDTDGRFRVTDFGLARPATAPEPAAAPGARRASPVDVTLTATGALSGTPAYMAPEQHAGEPLDPRTDQFSFCAALYRALFGVLPFEGDTVPAIAEAVTAGRIRPPPRGARVPRWLARAVLRGLRRDPSERFASMDELLAVLDRHRRPRLRRWAPAIAAATVAGAAAVWWLGPGGPAPCAGARDRLRGVWDADARAAARAAFERAGGAAPAWRAIEAGLDRYAEAWVEAHTDACEATRVRGDQSEALLDLRMLCLERRRGELAALVDMVRNADAAMVQAAPAAVEKLSPPSACADRAALTASPPLPDDPKARAAIEAAEALVSQAAAAKAAGRYRQAVDVAARAVQAARATGWKPVEAEALFELGEAHDYAGSFRDAVDELTAAYAAAQASHLGRLAARAALALAWVEGMSQGRLDEGRRWLEIAEAGVEAAGRPDELYERALGYRAALLQEQGNAAGAIELQRELVDRRRPRRDTDPVSYGKTLHNLGNALYLHGDFAEAADAHRQARDVLSQALGPEHPLLGTVRNSLGSDYWRMGQLDDARREFEAALPILRAAFGDDHPVTADTFQNLSNVALDQGDVATARQYAQRALEVRERSLGPDSTAAGQAHLALGGVEIADGNAVAAEAHYTRALGIFEAALGADHPDVAYPLSGLSEAREARGDIAGALEATERALALRRTSGLRDPQLAGNLFRVARLRVRAGKPRAEAVALAREALAIYRAAPGNYAAQIAEIESWLAAAGAR
- the obgE gene encoding GTPase ObgE, with translation MPHFIDEATIQVKAGDGGNGCVAFRREAHTPRGGPAGGDGGDGGSVILEADPQLGTLLDFKYKRHYKAARGEDGRGKDQYGAAGEDLVLRVPVGTVVVDADTGERIADLDRPGARQVVARGGRGGLGNIHFKSPVNRAPRQATPGTPGEERRLRLELKLLADVGLLGFPNAGKSTFIAAVSRARPKIADYPFTTMVPNLGVVALDDERSFVIADIPGLIEGAAEGAGLGHRFLRHVERTRVLLHVLDASPLAGPDRDPLADFDALNRELARYAPDLANKPQVVVLNKIDLTEVRQAEPALRAAFADRGIELLSMSAATREGVRAVLDALWRHLGLRGG